The Candidatus Alcyoniella australis DNA window ACCGACGATGAAAAAGCGGCGCGTCGCGCGGCAATTGGCGAGGCTGCGCAACGCATGACCCTGGTGCCGCTGACCACGCTGCGCTCGGCGTTCGAGGTGCTGGGTATGGCGCAACGAATGGTTCAGATCGGCAATCCCAACGCGATCACCGACGTGGGCGTGGCCGCGGATCTGGCCCACAGCGCGCTGCTCGGAGCGCGGCTCAACGTGTTGATCAACCTTTCGACTCTGCCCGAGCAGCAGCGCGGCGAGCTGCAATCGGAGGTCGACTCGCTGATGCAACGGGCGGACGCTGCCGCAAAGCAGGTTGCAGCGGCGCTGGAAGCGGCATTGTGAAAACGCCGCGTCGTGGGATAAGATCGAAAATAAAACGGATGACGCTCATGAGAACAAGCATTGCACTAATCGCGGGTCTGGGAC harbors:
- a CDS encoding cyclodeaminase/cyclohydrolase family protein; its protein translation is MSGLIDCDLDRLLGRFADAEPAPGGGSAAALAGALAASLVCMVARITLKKADEQAAEELGELLGRGESLRDRLTNLVQEDSDAFTAFIEARRAPKQTDDEKAARRAAIGEAAQRMTLVPLTTLRSAFEVLGMAQRMVQIGNPNAITDVGVAADLAHSALLGARLNVLINLSTLPEQQRGELQSEVDSLMQRADAAAKQVAAALEAAL